The Diabrotica undecimpunctata isolate CICGRU chromosome 3, icDiaUnde3, whole genome shotgun sequence genome includes the window CAGCTGGTACAACAACTACATACTAAGAATAAGGCAAtcacataaaaattaaaaaagtttaggAAGACATTTTAGGGTAAAGAGGTTAGAATCATACGGGTTAATTTAGGTTAGGTTAGCACAACTCAAACCGGTTATATACTTTGTGTTTGGACTTGCATTCTGAATGAGACAAAAACTGGGTAGCAACTAGGTACTATGTTAATCTTTGGCGATCAAACAACAGACTAATTCTTGTTGGAACACTAAGGCAGACATGAACAATAACAGTGTTCTTTCGTGACTTCCGAGTTATATAAGATAGGCATTACATTTAACCCATTCGTTGTAGATCTGAACAAGAAAAACAGGTTTTTTTCAGATCGTAAAACGTATTCTTCTTATATTTGTATTGTAGAACCATATGAAATGCATTAAACCTTTAGAATATCAATTGAAGAAAACAATAACCAAAAAAAGAGTATGAAATCAGTATGCTATGATTAGCTCTGAATCCATGAGCACAGTctacaaaaaagaaaacaaaacagatAAAAGCTGATAACCAATTCAATAAGATGTAACTGAAGGGTGGCAATGtacatttttttctattgtttagcttttctatatatttaaaaattgtgcgttttgtaaaatttgttctggaagattataaaaatattactcaAACAAGCGACACAAAAATATTACTCTTAATGTACATTGGCGAAATTACGTATCTCCTCAGTTAATTTGGCGAGGGAGTATTGGGGATATGCTTAGGCGTCGGGCATTCCCAagctcacacacaaacacacacacacacacacacacacacacacacacacacacacacaccacacacacacaccacacacacacacacatatacatgtatatatatatatatatatatatatatatatatatatatatatatatatatatatgtacgtcTTTCCCTATCTATGTTTCTCTTTGACACTGCCTCAGATATAAGGGGAATTAATATATAAATGAGTGATAGGATGTGAGTAAATTACGGTTTTGAAATAACCCCTAAATGGAAATCAATTAATAATAAGTAAGGCATAACAGATGatgtaaaagaataaaaaactaGATCCAACCTTCGTAATTGTCAAGAgacaaaaattaagtaaaaattaaattaaaaattataataaagaatagcatctcaaaatacaaagttttgcgATTGACATGGTTATTAAAACCTATTCAAAGCAATAGAACCTGCaatgattttcaatttttttaaatattcatggACAATTGATATTTTGTAACCAATTTATTTTCAATTGCTACGTTACGGGATTGGTAGGTAAATTTCAAACTCAGTCATTGGTTAATCAGGGAAGTCACGAAAAAATGCTTTGTTTTTTCTAGGTAAAATCACCTGTTTTAGTGGTCCTTCTTTCAATGTCAGCGCGTCTTCCTCGCTCGGAGAATGCAATCCATTGGTGTTCCCGTTAGTGAGGACGGGAGGCGGGAGAGGAACAGAGTCGCCAGAGGAGACACAATCAGTTGCTATTGGCTCGGGTACTGACTCTACTGGAGGTAAAGACATAGGTTCGGCGAGATTTTCAGAAACTGGCTCTGGAAGAGAAGGTAGCGATTCTGTTGAGATGTCTGGTAACGAATCTGCAGGATCGACCACACGGTCTAGACTGACTGATGCTGGTGGAGGTAAATCATTGGGAGATGGTAAATCTACTGGAAAATCGTCTGATCCAGATTTTTGCTCAATATCATCTACTTTAGATTCTTCTACGCTTTCGACAGAAGATACCGGTATTTCCGGTAATGATTCCGGGGCAGCAAGAGTATTAGCAGATCCTTCAGAGTTGACTAAAGACAGTTCTGTTGGGGGAAGGATCTCGCTAGGAACATCTGGTAGATCTGCAGGAGGAATTACAGTTTGTTCCTCATTTTCTGTAGGTAGAGCAGGTAAAACTATATCATCTTTAATTTCCGACGATATTTTGTCTTTTACTTCTGAAACATTATTAACTGTATCTAATTCAACTGTCTTTGGCACAATAGAAATAACCGGTTCTTGCGAAGGAAGACTACTGATACTTTCAATGGGTTCAGTCTTATTTGCTGCGTCGAGCGAACTATCTGAGATCTCAGAAGCAATGTTAGTGGGTTCAGACTTTAATTCAGGTTCAGACTTTTCGTCATGTACCTCTGAAGCAACAGGGTTAGGAATTATATCTAAATCTACGAGAGGTTCAGATTTTGGTTCTGCAGCTTCCATAgctattttttttgtaacaacAGATTCAGGTTTTTCTGAAGCGGACGGTTCAATAATTGACTGTTCTGGCAATACATTTTCTACTGAAGGTTCGGGTGGTGCAATTTCGGTATTTTGTACCTCTGTAATAGATTTCTCAGGAACTATATCTTTAAGCAAATTAGTTTCAGCGGATTGGGGTTCTAAGGATATTTCAGATTCTACACTAGTTACTTTAGATTCAAAACTTGAAGATTGAGCTACTGatatttcttcaagaatattttttGGTTCGGGTTCAGAAAGTTGAGGATCTGGGACTGATGTTAACGATTCACTGGCTGCTTTAATTTCAGAAAGAGAAGATTCTGATATTGTTGGCTGAGATTCGGATACTTCTGTAATTGACCTTATACTTTCGGATTCAACAGCTGCCTTAATTGGGGATTCTGTCGGTATTTCCGTAGAAATAACTGGTTCAATTTCAGGCTTTGTAGCTACCTTAGTTTCGGAAGACTTTTCTGATAAAATATCGGGTTTTTGAGAAATTTCAGCGGGAAGTTTAGGATCACTATATGTAGGAGTTTCAGACTTTATAACCTCTTTGGGGGTCTCTACAGGGGCGGCCTGTAGTAAATCGATTTGAGTAGTTAAAATGTCAGCTTTAGTGGATTCGGCAAAAACGGTTACCGAGGATGGAGGGTTAGAGGATGGCAAGGGTGGTGGGAGCTCCTCATTACGCACCTCTTTGGTTTCCTCAGTTGGTGGATTTATGGTAGCGGGTTCCTCTTGTTCCTGGGGAGAGGGAGCGGATTCAGTAACGGGTTCGGGAACTTTGGGTGATTCTGCTTCTTCAACAGGTTTAGGTTCCTCGACCTTGGGTTCCTCTATTTTCGGCTCCTCTTTTGCTTCCTCTTTAGCAGGTTCATCTGCCACAGGTTCCTCTTTTTTGACCTCTTCCTCTACGGGTGTAGCGGCTTCTGTTTTGGGTGCTTCGCTAGCGATTTCATCTTTTGATGCCTCTCCGTTGAGAACTGGAGCAGCTTCTGTGGATTCTGGTTTCTCAGTTTTTGGAGATTCAGCTGTGGGAGATGTGGCTGATTCATCAACGTTCTGTAACAATAACGTAAATGTTAAATATATCTAGTACTTAAAAATACGATAAACTAATGTTGATGTAACTAAGAAATCGATAAGAATTTTTTACAGTCATAGAAAATAAACGTAATTTGAAGAGGCTGTGAATTTCATCTTTAAATAAAGTAATACATGGCAGTTATAGTTTGACATTGGCAAAATAAAGGCATAAAGGTTGTTTGTATATAACACTttgcaaacataaaaaaaatttcaatagtATCCAACATAGCAAAAACCAGTAATTATCGAATATTAATCCCGTAATGGCAAGTGTCAGTATTTATTTCGTAAAGCTAGCTGATTTTTGTCAATGTGAATTAGTGTTTAACTAAATAGTTGCAAATTCTGTGCAGTTTTTAGATGTATCGGAAAGTTGTTACATGGTCCAAATCTAAAGCTGAAAATATTGAAGTTATTTAACATCAAAATCCTAAAACATCGATTTAGTAGTAGTCCAACAAAAAACTTTTCTTATGTTAGGGGGTGGCACATGCAAACTTACGTTTTAAACTATCATGCTATCACGTCTCACGTTAAAGTTTGTTTAGtagtaaatggttgacttcaatcaGTACCGACCATAAAtatcctgggttaaccgataatagtataaaaggcccggtttcaggtaaaatttaaatatgtttcctgGT containing:
- the LOC140437332 gene encoding uncharacterized protein isoform X1; protein product: MGAKQSKRSVDITNTPTKGEVEAVGEGEGRVVKIGDADIKATTNGAVPHTDLEIGEKDENEKDLTAEKENKEENVVEVKENGVSESEDAKTPESESENVNESEKTTENTENKIEETAEAKKQKENKKKKKWSFRSISFSKKDKSKPSKDSEKNGDVKEVAEENVDESATSPTAESPKTEKPESTEAAPVLNGEASKDEIASEAPKTEAATPVEEEVKKEEPVADEPAKEEAKEEPKIEEPKVEEPKPVEEAESPKVPEPVTESAPSPQEQEEPATINPPTEETKEVRNEELPPPLPSSNPPSSVTVFAESTKADILTTQIDLLQAAPVETPKEVIKSETPTYSDPKLPAEISQKPDILSEKSSETKVATKPEIEPVISTEIPTESPIKAAVESESIRSITEVSESQPTISESSLSEIKAASESLTSVPDPQLSEPEPKNILEEISVAQSSSFESKVTSVESEISLEPQSAETNLLKDIVPEKSITEVQNTEIAPPEPSVENVLPEQSIIEPSASEKPESVVTKKIAMEAAEPKSEPLVDLDIIPNPVASEVHDEKSEPELKSEPTNIASEISDSSLDAANKTEPIESISSLPSQEPVISIVPKTVELDTVNNVSEVKDKISSEIKDDIVLPALPTENEEQTVIPPADLPDVPSEILPPTELSLVNSEGSANTLAAPESLPEIPVSSVESVEESKVDDIEQKSGSDDFPVDLPSPNDLPPPASVSLDRVVDPADSLPDISTESLPSLPEPVSENLAEPMSLPPVESVPEPIATDCVSSGDSVPLPPPVLTNGNTNGLHSPSEEDALTLKEGPLKQVPPVAPSETSKEEGENAAPAEVVTVEE
- the LOC140437332 gene encoding uncharacterized protein isoform X3 yields the protein MDTQNVDESATSPTAESPKTEKPESTEAAPVLNGEASKDEIASEAPKTEAATPVEEEVKKEEPVADEPAKEEAKEEPKIEEPKVEEPKPVEEAESPKVPEPVTESAPSPQEQEEPATINPPTEETKEVRNEELPPPLPSSNPPSSVTVFAESTKADILTTQIDLLQAAPVETPKEVIKSETPTYSDPKLPAEISQKPDILSEKSSETKVATKPEIEPVISTEIPTESPIKAAVESESIRSITEVSESQPTISESSLSEIKAASESLTSVPDPQLSEPEPKNILEEISVAQSSSFESKVTSVESEISLEPQSAETNLLKDIVPEKSITEVQNTEIAPPEPSVENVLPEQSIIEPSASEKPESVVTKKIAMEAAEPKSEPLVDLDIIPNPVASEVHDEKSEPELKSEPTNIASEISDSSLDAANKTEPIESISSLPSQEPVISIVPKTVELDTVNNVSEVKDKISSEIKDDIVLPALPTENEEQTVIPPADLPDVPSEILPPTELSLVNSEGSANTLAAPESLPEIPVSSVESVEESKVDDIEQKSGSDDFPVDLPSPNDLPPPASVSLDRVVDPADSLPDISTESLPSLPEPVSENLAEPMSLPPVESVPEPIATDCVSSGDSVPLPPPVLTNGNTNGLHSPSEEDALTLKEGPLKQVPPVAPSETSKEEGENAAPAEVVTVEE
- the LOC140437332 gene encoding uncharacterized protein isoform X2 — translated: MDTQVTLTKNGLSVLYYGFVSLVIAILVKVVVKAYGRFDGRNVDESATSPTAESPKTEKPESTEAAPVLNGEASKDEIASEAPKTEAATPVEEEVKKEEPVADEPAKEEAKEEPKIEEPKVEEPKPVEEAESPKVPEPVTESAPSPQEQEEPATINPPTEETKEVRNEELPPPLPSSNPPSSVTVFAESTKADILTTQIDLLQAAPVETPKEVIKSETPTYSDPKLPAEISQKPDILSEKSSETKVATKPEIEPVISTEIPTESPIKAAVESESIRSITEVSESQPTISESSLSEIKAASESLTSVPDPQLSEPEPKNILEEISVAQSSSFESKVTSVESEISLEPQSAETNLLKDIVPEKSITEVQNTEIAPPEPSVENVLPEQSIIEPSASEKPESVVTKKIAMEAAEPKSEPLVDLDIIPNPVASEVHDEKSEPELKSEPTNIASEISDSSLDAANKTEPIESISSLPSQEPVISIVPKTVELDTVNNVSEVKDKISSEIKDDIVLPALPTENEEQTVIPPADLPDVPSEILPPTELSLVNSEGSANTLAAPESLPEIPVSSVESVEESKVDDIEQKSGSDDFPVDLPSPNDLPPPASVSLDRVVDPADSLPDISTESLPSLPEPVSENLAEPMSLPPVESVPEPIATDCVSSGDSVPLPPPVLTNGNTNGLHSPSEEDALTLKEGPLKQVPPVAPSETSKEEGENAAPAEVVTVEE